The Plectropomus leopardus isolate mb chromosome 15, YSFRI_Pleo_2.0, whole genome shotgun sequence genome has a segment encoding these proteins:
- the cfap36 gene encoding cilia- and flagella-associated protein 36 isoform X1: protein MAEDDSEWVVESIVGYLGSPEWVIPVTDFMENKCTVFDDEDENKLSYTEIHQQYKKLVENLLENYMQEVGINEQQFLDACTSPFAKSKTLQTVFQPVLATDDFQIFRSLMVQKNMELQLQALRVIKERNGALPECLTDGMDVMSELQEQEMKILQEVLRKSKEEYDEEMSRRLLLEEAVGSTSSSCTDKPTAESRESQNTTSAPSQQHNTAKVNGKPVMKEDSKAAAPGSAEAKSAKSSSTSKPTPDCSSNGVASRVLPAVRAPVKSAEASVSLCPDTKEQKSGSQTAGEPWLEEAHREAGFSKPFKELSAAQQEQLQQRAAYLRQQRDKLHALKKDQQKTKQPTTSPEEAPVTTTPEAVGQPQRNGACPPPAPLPPAPLPPAQHSANSSKQKEISAEERKKLQKRKHLADKLKEEVIKK from the exons ATGGCTGAGGATGACAGTGAATGGGTCGTAGAGAGCATCGTTGGCTACCTGGGAAGTCCAGAGTGGGTCATTCCTGTGACGGATTTTATGGAAAACAAATGTACAg TTtttgatgatgaagatgaaaatAAGTTGTCATACACAGAGATCCACCAGCAATATAAGAAATTG GTGGAGAATCTGTTGGAGAATTACATGCAGGAGGTTGGCATCAACGAGCAGCAGTTTCTGGATGCATGCACCTCTCCCTTTGCCAAGTCCAAAACGCTGCAG ACGGTGTTCCAGCCAGTTCTGGCTACAGACGACTTCCAGATATTTCGTTCTCTGATGGTCCAGAAGAACATGGAGCTGCAGCTTCAAGCCCTCAGAGTCATTAAAGAAAGGAACG GGGCCCTCCCAGAGTGTCTGACGGATGGCATGGATGTGATGTCAGAGTTGCAGGAGCAAGAGATGAAAATCCTGCAGGAGGTTCTCAG AAAATCAAAAGAGGAGTATGATGAGGAAATGTCTAGGAGGCTGCTATTAGAGGAGGCGGTTGGCTCCACCTCCAGCAGCTGCACTGATAAGCCAACGGCAGAAAGCAGGGAATCCCAAAATACCACCTCTGCTCCCAGCCAACAACACAACACTGCCAAG GTCAATGGCAAACCTGTCATGAAAGAAGACAGCAAGGCGGCTGCTCCAGGAAGTGCAGAAGCAAAATCAGCTAAAAGCAGCTCCACGTCTAAACCCACACCAG attGCAGCAGTAATGGTGTGGCGTCCAGAGTCCTTCCTGCGGTCAGAGCTCCAGTAAAGTCCGCTGAAGCCTCAGTCAGCCTCTGTCCCGACACCAAGGAGCAAAAGAGCGGCAGTCAGACTGCAGGCGAGCCGTGGCTGGAGGAGGCGCACAGGGAGGCTGGCTTCTCCAAGCCATTTAAA GAGTTGTCAGCAGCTCAGCAGGAGCAGCTCCAGCAGAGGGCGGCATATCTGCGCCAGCAGCGAGACAAGCTGCACGCACTGAAAAAAGATCAGCAGAAAACCAAGCAGCCGACGACCTCACCAGAGGAGGCACCCGTCACCACCACCCCG GAGGCAGTGGGGCAGCCCCAGAGGAACGGGGCCTGtccccctcctgctcctcttcctcctgctcctcttcctccagcaCAACACTCTGCTAACTCCTCCAAACAGAAG GAGATCTCTgctgaggagaggaagaagttACAGAAGAGAAAACATCTGGCTGACAAGCTGAAAGAAGAAGTGATCAAGAAATga
- the cfap36 gene encoding cilia- and flagella-associated protein 36 isoform X2, with protein MAEDDSEWVVESIVGYLGSPEWVIPVTDFMENKCTVFDDEDENKLSYTEIHQQYKKLVENLLENYMQEVGINEQQFLDACTSPFAKSKTLQTVFQPVLATDDFQIFRSLMVQKNMELQLQALRVIKERNGALPECLTDGMDVMSELQEQEMKILQEVLRKSKEEYDEEMSRRLLLEEAVGSTSSSCTDKPTAESRESQNTTSAPSQQHNTAKVNGKPVMKEDSKAAAPGSAEAKSAKSSSTSKPTPDCSSNGVASRVLPAVRAPVKSAEASVSLCPDTKEQKSGSQTAGEPWLEEAHREAGFSKPFKELSAAQQEQLQQRAAYLRQQRDKLHALKKDQQKTKQPTTSPEEAPVTTTPEISAEERKKLQKRKHLADKLKEEVIKK; from the exons ATGGCTGAGGATGACAGTGAATGGGTCGTAGAGAGCATCGTTGGCTACCTGGGAAGTCCAGAGTGGGTCATTCCTGTGACGGATTTTATGGAAAACAAATGTACAg TTtttgatgatgaagatgaaaatAAGTTGTCATACACAGAGATCCACCAGCAATATAAGAAATTG GTGGAGAATCTGTTGGAGAATTACATGCAGGAGGTTGGCATCAACGAGCAGCAGTTTCTGGATGCATGCACCTCTCCCTTTGCCAAGTCCAAAACGCTGCAG ACGGTGTTCCAGCCAGTTCTGGCTACAGACGACTTCCAGATATTTCGTTCTCTGATGGTCCAGAAGAACATGGAGCTGCAGCTTCAAGCCCTCAGAGTCATTAAAGAAAGGAACG GGGCCCTCCCAGAGTGTCTGACGGATGGCATGGATGTGATGTCAGAGTTGCAGGAGCAAGAGATGAAAATCCTGCAGGAGGTTCTCAG AAAATCAAAAGAGGAGTATGATGAGGAAATGTCTAGGAGGCTGCTATTAGAGGAGGCGGTTGGCTCCACCTCCAGCAGCTGCACTGATAAGCCAACGGCAGAAAGCAGGGAATCCCAAAATACCACCTCTGCTCCCAGCCAACAACACAACACTGCCAAG GTCAATGGCAAACCTGTCATGAAAGAAGACAGCAAGGCGGCTGCTCCAGGAAGTGCAGAAGCAAAATCAGCTAAAAGCAGCTCCACGTCTAAACCCACACCAG attGCAGCAGTAATGGTGTGGCGTCCAGAGTCCTTCCTGCGGTCAGAGCTCCAGTAAAGTCCGCTGAAGCCTCAGTCAGCCTCTGTCCCGACACCAAGGAGCAAAAGAGCGGCAGTCAGACTGCAGGCGAGCCGTGGCTGGAGGAGGCGCACAGGGAGGCTGGCTTCTCCAAGCCATTTAAA GAGTTGTCAGCAGCTCAGCAGGAGCAGCTCCAGCAGAGGGCGGCATATCTGCGCCAGCAGCGAGACAAGCTGCACGCACTGAAAAAAGATCAGCAGAAAACCAAGCAGCCGACGACCTCACCAGAGGAGGCACCCGTCACCACCACCCCG GAGATCTCTgctgaggagaggaagaagttACAGAAGAGAAAACATCTGGCTGACAAGCTGAAAGAAGAAGTGATCAAGAAATga
- the LOC121954911 gene encoding inactive phospholipase D5-like: MELRGNRGAMGGLDVRGQGLGLGMPAIGIPASSIITAVQQQDYSSSVWLRRRDKLEHSQQKCIVIFALVCCFAVLVALIFSAVDIWGEDEDGITEENCSRNCRVVLVENIPDDISFLDNGTSHLPLSVGLYSLLDRAIRVVEIVSPLWLLNSSDYESSFQPAARQGRALLSRLQGLKAKGIQLKISSGPIDSTELGMLAKHYAEVHYVNTTALTKGHLLSSFWVVDRRHIYIGSASMDWRSLATRKELGVLVYDCSCLALDLHRVFSLYWGLQYKDFIPSFWSKRLFALFNRDAPLELTLNSTKAQAYVSSSPDVFIPKDRSSDLEAISRVIQEARHFIYISIIDYLPLLSRSAQRYWSRIDGLIREALILRKVRVRLLISCWEKTHPLTFNFVWSLRSLCMEQVNCSLEAKFFNPRVQRDGSLQGINHNRFMVTDQAIYLGNLDWVGNEFNLNAGVGLVISQPEGVEERNSTVVEQLRAAFERDWFSRYTRSLQANKIPVCNKHQINRLVQIKTSHIDNGPMPIRTGQHDNGPAPMRSSHKDDGQTGVKTRHHDDKLSKISHQGKANELVPIIDSYQERGRVKMSHFDNRQVQVKGAHRDNPMEPPSQSAESSGSREILNGSL; this comes from the exons TCTCAGCAGAAGTGCATTGTGATCTTTGCCTTGGTGTGCTGCTTCGCCGTGCTGGTGGCGTTGATTTTCTCAGCGGTGGACATTTGGGGCGAAGACGAAGACGGGATCACGGAGGAGAACTGTAGCAGGAACTGCAG aGTAGTGCTTGTGGAGAACATCCCGGATGACATCTCCTTCTTAGACAATGGTACTTCACACCTCCCTCTCTCAGTGGGGCTGTACAGCTTACTGGACCGAGCTATCCGGGTCGTGGAGATAGTTTCCCCACTGTGGCTCCTCAACTCGTCTGATTATGAATCCAGCTTCCAGCCTGCTGCCAGACAG GGCAGAGCACTGCTGTCCAGGCTGCAGGGGCTGAAAGCTAAAGGGATCCAGCTGAAGATCTCCAGCGGACCAATCGACTCCACTGAGCTCGGGATGCTCGCCAAACACT ATGCTGAAGTCCACTATGTGAACACAACAGCGCTGACCAAAGGCCACCTCCTCTCATCCTTCTGGGTGGTCGACAGGAGACATATCTACATCGGCAGCGCTAGCATGGACTGGAGATCCCTGGCCACA AGAAAGGAGCTGGGCGTGTTGGTGTACGACTGCAGCTGTCTGGCTCTGGACCTCCACAGAGTGTTCAGCCTCTACTGGGGGCTCCAGTATAAAGACTTCATCCCCTCCTTCTGGTCTAAGCGCCTCTTTGCCCTCTTCAACAGAGACGCACCGCTGGAGCTCACTCTCAACAGCACAAAGGCTCAGGCCTACGTCTCT AGCTCCCCAGATGTTTTCATCCCCAAAGATCGTAGCAGTGATCTTGAAGCCATCTCCAGAGTCATCCAGGAAGCCCGTCATTTCATATATATTTCCATCATCGATTACCTGCCACTCCTCAGCCGCAGCGCTCAAAG GTACTGGTCTCGTATCGACGGCCTTATCCGGGAGGCTTTGATCCTGAGGAAGGTCCGGGTCCGTCTACTGATAAGTTGCTGGGAAAAGACTCATCCACTTACTTTCAACTTCGTCTGGTCTCTGAGGAGTCTGTGCATGGAGCAGGTCAACTGCTCACTGGAAGCT aAGTTCTTCAATCCCCGAGTACAGAGGGATGGCAGCCTCCAGGGAATAAACCACAACAGGTTTATGGTGACAGACCAAGCTATTTATTTAG GTAACCTTGACTGGGTCGGGAATGAGTTCAACTTAAACGCAGGAGTAGGCCTTGTGATCAGTCAGCCTGAGGGTGTCGAGGAGAGGAACTCCACAGTGGTGGAGCAGCTACGGGCTGCATTCGAGAGGGACTGGTTTTCACGTTACACCCGCTCCCTTCAAGCCAATAAGATCCCCGTCTGCAACAAGCACCAGATCAACAGGCTGGTGCAAATCAAAACCAGTCACATAGACAATGGACCAATGCCTATCAGAACAGGCCAGCATGATAACGGACCTGCGCCGATGAGAAGCAGTCACAAAGATGACGGACAGACAGGAGTAAAAACGAGGCACCATGATGACAAACTCAGCAAAATAAGCCACCAAGGCAAGGCCAATGAACTGGTGCCAATTATAGACAGTTACCAAGAAAGGGGACGTGTCAAAATGAGTCACTTTGACAACAGACAGGTACAAGTAAAAGGTGCTCACCGCGACAATCCAATGGAGCCACCCAGTCAGTCAGCTGAGAGCAGCGGCAGCAGAGAGATCCTCAATGGGTCCCTGTAA